In Solidesulfovibrio carbinoliphilus subsp. oakridgensis, the sequence CGAAGGGACTCGAACCCTCGCCCTCCGACGTGACAGGCCGGCGTTATAACCAGCTTAACTACGACCCCGCATTTTCTCTGGTAGGCGGAACAGGGCTCGAACCTGTGACCCTCGGCTTGTAAGGCCGATGCTCTCCCAGCTGAGCTACCCGCCCGCCCGGCGAGACACGGTATCTACGCATCTCCCCCCCAACCGTCAACAGGTTTTTTCGAAAAGTTTGCAATTATCGACTTTTTTTCATGATTCCGGCAGTATGGAAGGAGCATGAACCCGGTGCCGAGGGGAGGGAGCCATGGCGGTCCTGACGGCGATTGCGTTCCTGGTGGTTCTGGAGGCCCTTATGGTGGCCGGGCTGACCTACGGCTTCTTTGTCCGGTCCCTGGGGCGCCGACGGCCGCCGGAGTTCCTGCGGGCCTGCCGGGACCGGCCGGCCGTCTGCCTGGCCCTCGGCGTGGCCACCGGCCTGGCCAGCCAGGCGACCCTGGTCCTGACCTATCCCCTGGGGCGCCTGGTCGGCCGGCACGGGCCGCCGGCCGGACCGGGCCGGCCGACGGTCGTGTGTCTCCACGGCCTCTACCACAACGCCGCCGCCTTCCTGGCCCTGCGCCCGGCCCTGGGCCGGGCCGGCCTGCCCCATGTCCTGTGCCTGGCCTATTCCTCGTTTGGCGCGGAGTTCGAAACCGTGGCCCAGGACCTTCTGGCCCGGCTGCGCCGCGACCTGCCGCCGGACGGGCCGCTCCTCTTCCTGGGCCACAGCCTGGGCGGCCTTTTTGCCCGGCGTCTGGCGGCCGAGCCGGACATCGGGCCACGAACCCTGGCCCTGGTCACCCTGGGCGCGCCGCACCGGGGCAGCGAACTGGCGGCCCTGGCCGTGGGGCGGCTCGGCCGGGGGCTCGTGCCCGGCGCGCCGCTCTTCGCCGCCCTGGCCGCCTTGCCCGATCCGCCCGGGGCGGCGCTGTTGTCCCTGGCCTCGCCCGTGGACAACATGGTCATTCCGCTGGAGGGACTCGCCCTCGGCCGGCCGGGCTGGCGCGAGGAAGCGACGCCCCCGGTCTCCCACGTGGCCATGCTCTACCACCCGGCCGTGACCGGCCGGGCGGCGGCATTTCTGGGGGAGGCGGCCCGGCGGGCGGCCGGACCAGGACCCGGACAAGGAAAAGCCGGCTAAACCATGGTCTTTCGCATCTGGGCCACGAGCTCCTCGAGGGGCGTCTCGTCGTCGATACGGTAGGGGCCTGCCCCGTCCCGCTCCTGGAACCGGGGAGCGGCCGTCTGGCCCACAGGCGGGGTGACCGGGATACTGGCCGATGGCGGCAGCTTGGGATCGCAAGGCGGCGGGGGTTGCGGCGCTTCCACGGGCCGGACCGGCGCCGCGGCCGCGGCGTTCGGCCGGAAGGCCACGGTCGGCGGCACGAGGTTGGTCTTCTGGTCCAGGAAATCCTCGCGGTAGCGTTCGAAGGTAAACATGCCCTCGCCGCGTCCGGCCTGCTGGATGCTTTCGAGCTGGTTGAAGCGGTTTTCCCGGATGATGTTTTTGACCGACACGGTCGACCGGACGATGGACAGGACCGGGGCGCGAAAGCCCACCCGCGCCAGGATCTCCATGTGCTGCACCACCACGGCCCCGAGGCTCGAGGCGATCTGCGCCCGGGCGAAATCCTGGGAGCCCTCGCCAAAGGCGTTGCAAAGGCGCAAAAGCGCCTCCTCGGGCGTGCCGGCGTGCAGGGTGGCGATGACCAGATGCCCGGCCTCGGCCGCGTTGATCGTCAGGCGCATGGTCTCGGGGTCGCGCAGCTCGCCGACCATGATGACGTCCGCGTCCTCGCGCAACACGTCCTGCAGGCCCTGCTCGAAGCTCGGAAAATGGGCCCCGAGCTCCCGCTGGTCCATGAGCGCCTTTTCCGAAGTGAAGCGGTATTCAATGGGATCTTCCAGAGTGATGACGTGGGCCGAGCGGGTCTGGTTGATCTCCCGGATCATGGCCGCGATGGTGGTGGACTTGCCGTTGCCGGTCGGGCCGCAGATGAGGATCAAGCCGTGGTGGAGCGAACAGAGTTCGCGCAGGGACGGATGGAGGTTTAAGGCCTCGAAGTCCGGCACCACCGAGGGCAGAAACCGGACGGCCAGGCCCAGGCCGTCGGCGGTGTAGAAGGCGTTCAGGCGCATTTGGGCGTCGCTCGAGCAGGTCGAGAAGTCGACCGACCACCGCTCGGCCAGGAGCCGGCGCTGGCGTTCGGTGGTCACGTACTTGAGCAGGGCGTCCATTTCGGCGGTGTCGAACACGATCTCCCGCTGGAAGTGCAGGTGTCCGGTCTTGCGCACGGCCACGGGCTGGCCCGTGCGGATGTGCAGGTCGGTGATGCCGTTTCGCACGCAGGTGCTGACGAGCTTGGTGAATTTTTCCATAACCCTTTTTATTGGCTGTTGTTGGTCACGGTCAGCCGGGACATGTCGCCCGAGGCCCGCAGTTCCGGGGCGTACATGGCTTCGGCCTGGGCCGGGGGCAGGGTGAAGACCCCCGGGGTCACGGCCCGCACCAGGGCGTAAAACGTGTGCCACTTGGCGTCGGGCAGGTCGGTGAAGAGCAGCACCCGGTCGTCGCGCAGGTCAAGCGCGGCCGGCTCGGCTTTCGGCCCGTCCCCGGCCTCCGCTTCCGGCTCCATCCAGGGCAGGCGCTCGGTGGTGGCCAGGCGCGGGTTCTCGATCTCGAGCCCGGCGGGCAGCAGGTTTTCGAGCACCACGTTGGCCACCGGGCCGGCGGCGGCCCGGACCGAGAACTTGACCACGGCCAGGGCCCCCTGGGGCACGGCATTGAGGTCCAGGGGCTGGCCGTCGCGGGTCAGGTAGGTCCGGGCGATTTCGATCCCGGCCGCCTGGGGGGTGTAGGCCGCGGGCGTGGGTATGCCCCGGGTGCGCACGGAATAGAAGCAGGCCCCGGGCTCGAAACCCTGGTCCAGGCTGATTTTGAGGTCCCCCTCCTGGTCGATGCCGCGAAGGGTCAGGACCTTCCCGCTCGTGAAGTCCGACAGGACGCCCGAGCCGGCGGAAACGAGGCCCGAGAAGGGCTTTTTGGCCTGCTGCCGGGCGTAGAACTTGCCAAGGGCCAGGAGCGCGAAGGCGTTTTCCTGGGTGGACGGGTAGGCCTCGCCTTCCAGGAGCCGACCGACCTCGGCGGCCAGGCTGCCGAGCCTCGGGTCGGCCGGGGCGGCGTCGAGCAGGGCCGAAAGGAACAGGGCCTTGTTGCGCAGGGTGGAATCGAGGTTGCCGCCGGTTTCCTTGCGCGGTTCGGCCGGCGGCACCGGGCCGGAAACGAGGATGTCCGCCGCCCGGGTGTTGCCCACGGCCGCGTAGGCCGCGCCGAGCAGCCCCCGCGCCTCGGGCGGGAGCTTTTTGGCCTGGCTGTCGCGCAGGTTGTCCATGGCTCCGATGTCGGCCCGGCCGGCCCGGGCCTGGACGAAGAGGGCGTAGGCGGCCAGGTTCAGGCCCTCGGGTTTGGCCAGGTCCGCCCCCCGGCCGGTCTCGCCGGCAAAGGCCAGGGCCTGGGACAAGAGCGAGGGGTCCACCGGGAAGCCGGCCTGTTTGGCCTCGATCAGGAAGTGGGTGGCGTAGAGGCTCATCCAGGCCTGCGGCTCCTCGCCGCCGGGCCACATGGAAAAGCCGCCGTTATAGAGCTGCATGCCGGTGACGCGCCGGATGGCCGACTGGACCATGGCCTGGGGCGAGAGGGCCTCGAAGGCGGCCGGGTCCAGGGCCCGGGCCAGATCCGCGAAGTAGAGGAGCGGGAAGGCCTTGGACACGGTCTGCTCGATGCAGCCGTAGGGATAGCCGAGGAGCGACCGGAGGTTGCCGGTGAAGCGGATGAGCGGAAAACGGCCGACGGTCACGTCGCGCCGGGCCGTGCCGGGCAGAAATTCGCCCGAGGCCAGGTCCGGCACGGTGAGACTCGCGGCTTCGAGGGCCCCGGACCGGACCGAGGTCCGGGCCGGCAGCGGCGAGCGCACCGGCAGCCGGGCCCCATCGGACGAGGATTCCCCGCCGCCGGATACGGCCACCGCGAATACGGCCACGCCCTCGGCGTTTCCCGCCACGACCGGAAATTCCACCGTCGCGGCCGCGCCCTTGGCAAGGGCCACCGTGCGGGTCGGGTCCTCCACCTTGACCGGGCCGGTGGCCGTCAGGCTGACGGCAAAGGTGCCGTCCTTGCCGGTGTCGTTTCGCACGGTGACCGGAATTTTGGCCGCGTCGCCAAAGGACAGGAACCGGGGGAAGGAGGGAAGCAGGACCAGCGGGCTCTTGACCAGGGTCCGGGCCTCGGCCGCGGCGAACCGCCGGCCCGAGACGGCGGCGGCCATGAGGCGCACCTGCCCCTGGAATTCCGGGATGTCGAAGGAGACCCGGGCCTTGCCGTCCGGGCCGACGGTCACCGGTCCGGACCAGTAGGCCACGGTTTTTATGGCCGGGCTCTGGGAGCGCACGAAGTTGGACAGGTCTTCCAGGGAGTCGCCGCCGCCGGCCAGCGCCTTGCCCATGACGGGCGGGACCTCGGGCAGAAGGAGCGAGAAGGTGTCGAAGGTCTCCACCTGGAGCTGGCGCTTGGCGTAGAAAAAGGCGAACGGGTCCGGGGTCTTCTGGGCGATGAGCTGGAGGATGCCCTCGTCCACGGCCGCGACCGTGACGATTGCGCCGGCCGGGGCGGACACCTCGGCCGTGAGCTTGCCGCCAGGCCGCATCTCGGCCGGGGCGGAGAGGGAAAGCGGCAGCCGGCCCGAGGCCTGGTCCACCGGGATGGGCACGGCCCCGTAGGCCCGGGACGGGGCGTCGGCCACCACGTCGGCCGCCTTTCGCACCAGGGTCGCGGTCACGTAGACGCCGGGCATGTATTCGGGCTTGACCGGCACCGAGATCTGGCCGGTGTTGCCGGGGAGATTCACGACCTGGACGTCGTGGACGCCGGAGCCCTCCACGGTCACGAGCAGCTTGCCGGCAAAGGGGGCCCGGACCTGGAAGGTCGCGGTCTCGCCGGAAACGTAGTCGGCCTTGTCGGGCTTGAGTTCCAGCCGGCCGGGATTCTCCACGGCCCAGGGCGAATAGCCGAAGCCGCCGGCGTAGAATTCGAGCTGGCTGGCCGCCCCGGATGCGTCGGACAGGACCAGCCGGTAGCTGCCGAAGGACGGCGGGGTGAAGGTGACCGAGCCCCTGCCGCCCTTGGCGGCCACGGGCCGGGTGTCCACGGTCTTGGGGTCGCGCACGGACTCGTACTTGTACGACCCGTCCGGGCCCTTTCGCAGGACCGTCTGCCAGGTGTCCCGGTAGAGGGTCGCTGTCAGTTCTGCGTCGCCCTCGGCCAGCGTCCCGTCCGGGGCAACGACCACGAAATCGAAGCGCAGGGGCTTGCCCGGGGTCGCGGCCTCGCTTTTTAAGCGCTTTAACCCCGGGTAGGCGGCGTAGACGTGGACCGGCGTCCGGGCCAGGCCCGTCACCCCCCGGCCGCCGCCCTCGCGGACCCGGGCCGTGAACACGGCTTCAAGCGCCGCCGGCGGAGCCAGGTCGCCCGGCAGGGCGGCCTCGAAGGCGGCCTTGCCGTCGGCGTCCAGGGCCCCGGTCTCCTCAAGGATCTCGGTGTCCTCGAAACTTTTTTCCGGGTCCCCGAAGGTGTAGTCCTCGAAGCCCTTGGGCGCGAACGGGGCTTTTATGAGCCGGGCCCGGACCTCGACCGGCAGGCCCGAACCCGGGGCCCCGAAGAGGTAGCGGCCGGACACGGCAAAGGGCAGGGCCTCGCCCGGCCCGGCCGCAGCCGTCTCGGAGGATACGGACACGCTCACGCGGTCCGGCACGAACTCCTCCACCTGAAACCGGTACTGGCCGATGACGGTTTCGCCGGCCACGATTTCGATGACATAGGCCCCGGTCAGGGACTGGGTAGGGAGCGTCTGGCGCAGGCTGACCATGCCTTCGGCCCCGGTCACCACGGCCTGCTCGCCGAGCTTCCTGCCCCGGGGATCGGACAGCCGGATGGTCACGGGCATGGACGGCGGCAGGCCGAGCCGGGCGTCGCGGACCACGGCCAGCCCCTCCAACGTCTCGCCGGGCCGGTAGATGTCGCGCTCGCCGTAGACGAAGGCGGTGTAGCCCGTGGCCGGCATGACCGCGCCGGCCACGTCGAGGCCGGTCGTATCCACGCGGAACCGGTCGTAGAGGAGAAAGCTCGTGTCCGCACCCTTTTGGACCACGATGAGGTAGGGCCGCTTGTCGGACATGATGGCCGGGCTGATTTTGGCCCGGAAGAGTCCCTGGGCGTCGGTGCTGCCTGCGGCCAACTCCTGGTTCTGGTAGGACAGGATGCGCACGCTTGCCCCGGCCAGGGGCGCGAGGCTCGAGTAGGAGGCGGTCCAGACCAGGAAGTCGTCCACCCCGTGCTTGGCCACGATGCCGATGTCGGTCACGAGCACGAACCGCTGGAAGCCCTCGAACTTGCCGGGCACGGTCAGGGCCACCCGGTAGAGGCCCGGTTCCTGGCCCTCAATGTATTTTTCCAGGTTGACCGGCGTCACCACCGCGCTGTTGCTCTTGTAGCGCAGGGGAATCCGGTCGTGGTAGATGCGGTCGCCGAGACTCGAATTGACGCCCGAGCCGCTGGCCTCGTCGTCAAAGGCCGAGTAGTCCATGGAAAAGAGCGGGAAGAGGTTGTTGTAGTAGACCCGGTCGATGCTGAGCTCGGCGGCGTTGGTGTTGATGCTTTTGACGGCCAGGTTCTTGTAGCCGTTTTTGGACAGGAACATGCCCTGGTCCTTGAAGTCCACGCTCGGCTCCAGGTCCGGGATGCGCACGGTGCGGCTGACGGTCTCGCCGAGGACCGCGCCGTCGGCCGCGGCCAGCCCCTTTTCCAGGGTGACGGCGTACTCGCGGCCGGGCTCGAACGGGCCGCTGACCACCAGGTCGCCGCCGTCGGCGGACAGGTTGCCCTCCACCTCGGGCTCGATTTTCAGATGGTCGGCCGTGGCGTCGTTGGCCTCCACGGGCGTGGACAGGGTGAGGCGGACGGTGGACGCGCCTTCTTCGGAAGCGGCTTTCACTTCGCGCAGGCGCAGGTGCGGGTCGAGGACCACCGGAATGACGGCCACAGCCTCGCGCGCAAGGGTGATGTCGCCCTTTTCCGGCTTGACGCCCGGGGTGATCACGACCTTGACGTCGCGTTGCTGGGGCGTCTTCTCCACCGGATCGGACACGAAACCTATCTTTTTCGTGGCATAGGAGGTGGTCAGGGAGACGGCCACGGTCTTGCCGGGATCGCGGGGATCGACCAGGGCGATGTGGTCGGCCAGGGCCTTGGGGTCCACGTTCCGGTTGAACGCCGCCTCGCCCCGGACCACGACCATGGCCCCGCCTTCCGGGGCCGGTTCCAGGTGGGCGGTCAGGCGGGCCACCTCGAAGGAGCCGTAGGAGGCCTGCCAGACGTCCTGGCCGGCCAGGGTCTGGGACGGGGGCAGAAAGCCCTGGGGCAAAAGCCTGACGGAATAGGTGGTGGCCTGGGCAAAGCCGTCCTTGGGCTCGAAACGCAGCATGTAGGGCGACACCCAGGTCCAGCGGCCCGGGGTCGGCGGTTCGATGGCGGCCGGGTCTCCGGCCGGGGAGGCGCCGTCCCTGGCCCCGGCCACGGGCCGGTCAAAGGCGAGGAGGAGATAGCGGCCGCGCTCCGGGTCCATGGCCATGCCGGCCACGCGCACGGCGTCGGCGGCCGGGGCGGCCGCTTCCCGGCCATCTGGGGCCGGCGGGGCGGGCGGTGCCGCCGGG encodes:
- a CDS encoding type IV pilus twitching motility protein PilT → MEKFTKLVSTCVRNGITDLHIRTGQPVAVRKTGHLHFQREIVFDTAEMDALLKYVTTERQRRLLAERWSVDFSTCSSDAQMRLNAFYTADGLGLAVRFLPSVVPDFEALNLHPSLRELCSLHHGLILICGPTGNGKSTTIAAMIREINQTRSAHVITLEDPIEYRFTSEKALMDQRELGAHFPSFEQGLQDVLREDADVIMVGELRDPETMRLTINAAEAGHLVIATLHAGTPEEALLRLCNAFGEGSQDFARAQIASSLGAVVVQHMEILARVGFRAPVLSIVRSTVSVKNIIRENRFNQLESIQQAGRGEGMFTFERYREDFLDQKTNLVPPTVAFRPNAAAAAPVRPVEAPQPPPPCDPKLPPSASIPVTPPVGQTAAPRFQERDGAGPYRIDDETPLEELVAQMRKTMV
- a CDS encoding esterase/lipase family protein: MAVLTAIAFLVVLEALMVAGLTYGFFVRSLGRRRPPEFLRACRDRPAVCLALGVATGLASQATLVLTYPLGRLVGRHGPPAGPGRPTVVCLHGLYHNAAAFLALRPALGRAGLPHVLCLAYSSFGAEFETVAQDLLARLRRDLPPDGPLLFLGHSLGGLFARRLAAEPDIGPRTLALVTLGAPHRGSELAALAVGRLGRGLVPGAPLFAALAALPDPPGAALLSLASPVDNMVIPLEGLALGRPGWREEATPPVSHVAMLYHPAVTGRAAAFLGEAARRAAGPGPGQGKAG
- a CDS encoding alpha-2-macroglobulin; this encodes MNETHPGTRRETGKNWLIAALALIALLELVLLIRRPAAPPAPPAPDGREAAAPAADAVRVAGMAMDPERGRYLLLAFDRPVAGARDGASPAGDPAAIEPPTPGRWTWVSPYMLRFEPKDGFAQATTYSVRLLPQGFLPPSQTLAGQDVWQASYGSFEVARLTAHLEPAPEGGAMVVVRGEAAFNRNVDPKALADHIALVDPRDPGKTVAVSLTTSYATKKIGFVSDPVEKTPQQRDVKVVITPGVKPEKGDITLAREAVAVIPVVLDPHLRLREVKAASEEGASTVRLTLSTPVEANDATADHLKIEPEVEGNLSADGGDLVVSGPFEPGREYAVTLEKGLAAADGAVLGETVSRTVRIPDLEPSVDFKDQGMFLSKNGYKNLAVKSINTNAAELSIDRVYYNNLFPLFSMDYSAFDDEASGSGVNSSLGDRIYHDRIPLRYKSNSAVVTPVNLEKYIEGQEPGLYRVALTVPGKFEGFQRFVLVTDIGIVAKHGVDDFLVWTASYSSLAPLAGASVRILSYQNQELAAGSTDAQGLFRAKISPAIMSDKRPYLIVVQKGADTSFLLYDRFRVDTTGLDVAGAVMPATGYTAFVYGERDIYRPGETLEGLAVVRDARLGLPPSMPVTIRLSDPRGRKLGEQAVVTGAEGMVSLRQTLPTQSLTGAYVIEIVAGETVIGQYRFQVEEFVPDRVSVSVSSETAAAGPGEALPFAVSGRYLFGAPGSGLPVEVRARLIKAPFAPKGFEDYTFGDPEKSFEDTEILEETGALDADGKAAFEAALPGDLAPPAALEAVFTARVREGGGRGVTGLARTPVHVYAAYPGLKRLKSEAATPGKPLRFDFVVVAPDGTLAEGDAELTATLYRDTWQTVLRKGPDGSYKYESVRDPKTVDTRPVAAKGGRGSVTFTPPSFGSYRLVLSDASGAASQLEFYAGGFGYSPWAVENPGRLELKPDKADYVSGETATFQVRAPFAGKLLVTVEGSGVHDVQVVNLPGNTGQISVPVKPEYMPGVYVTATLVRKAADVVADAPSRAYGAVPIPVDQASGRLPLSLSAPAEMRPGGKLTAEVSAPAGAIVTVAAVDEGILQLIAQKTPDPFAFFYAKRQLQVETFDTFSLLLPEVPPVMGKALAGGGDSLEDLSNFVRSQSPAIKTVAYWSGPVTVGPDGKARVSFDIPEFQGQVRLMAAAVSGRRFAAAEARTLVKSPLVLLPSFPRFLSFGDAAKIPVTVRNDTGKDGTFAVSLTATGPVKVEDPTRTVALAKGAAATVEFPVVAGNAEGVAVFAVAVSGGGESSSDGARLPVRSPLPARTSVRSGALEAASLTVPDLASGEFLPGTARRDVTVGRFPLIRFTGNLRSLLGYPYGCIEQTVSKAFPLLYFADLARALDPAAFEALSPQAMVQSAIRRVTGMQLYNGGFSMWPGGEEPQAWMSLYATHFLIEAKQAGFPVDPSLLSQALAFAGETGRGADLAKPEGLNLAAYALFVQARAGRADIGAMDNLRDSQAKKLPPEARGLLGAAYAAVGNTRAADILVSGPVPPAEPRKETGGNLDSTLRNKALFLSALLDAAPADPRLGSLAAEVGRLLEGEAYPSTQENAFALLALGKFYARQQAKKPFSGLVSAGSGVLSDFTSGKVLTLRGIDQEGDLKISLDQGFEPGACFYSVRTRGIPTPAAYTPQAAGIEIARTYLTRDGQPLDLNAVPQGALAVVKFSVRAAAGPVANVVLENLLPAGLEIENPRLATTERLPWMEPEAEAGDGPKAEPAALDLRDDRVLLFTDLPDAKWHTFYALVRAVTPGVFTLPPAQAEAMYAPELRASGDMSRLTVTNNSQ